In Leptolyngbya sp. SIO1E4, one DNA window encodes the following:
- the cobW gene encoding cobalamin biosynthesis protein CobW, translated as MHKIPVTVITGFLGAGKTTLVRHLLRNNQGKRIAVLVNEFGEVGIDGELLKSCQICDDDESAADNIVELTNGCLCCTVQEEFLPTMQVLVQRRDQIDAIVIETSGLALPKPLIQAFRWPEIRTHATVDGVVTVVDCEALAAGQLAGDITALERQRQTDESLDHETPLEELFADQLNCADLVLLTKTDCVAAAERAQVVEWLQAESPQGAKIVPCDRGQINPAVLLGFNAAVEDDLANRPSHHDHEDEHDHDEDINAVPITLDGSVDPKALVAKLEALTQTQEIYRTKGFVSVPNKPMRLVVQGVGQRFETFFDRRWRSEELRQTCLVFIGKGLEADAIHQSLSLGLTD; from the coding sequence ATGCACAAAATTCCAGTTACGGTCATTACTGGCTTTTTAGGGGCCGGGAAAACAACGTTAGTGCGCCATCTGTTGCGCAACAACCAAGGCAAACGGATTGCTGTCTTAGTCAACGAGTTTGGTGAGGTGGGCATTGATGGTGAGCTTCTCAAGTCTTGCCAGATCTGCGATGACGACGAGTCTGCGGCAGACAATATCGTTGAGCTCACGAACGGCTGCCTCTGCTGCACCGTACAAGAAGAGTTCTTACCCACGATGCAAGTGCTGGTACAGCGTCGTGACCAAATTGATGCGATCGTGATTGAGACCTCTGGGCTGGCCCTACCCAAACCGCTGATTCAGGCGTTTCGCTGGCCGGAGATTCGTACCCACGCGACGGTAGATGGGGTCGTGACCGTTGTGGATTGCGAGGCGCTTGCTGCAGGTCAGCTAGCAGGAGATATCACGGCTTTAGAACGTCAGCGCCAGACAGACGAAAGCCTGGATCATGAAACCCCTTTGGAAGAGCTGTTTGCAGATCAGCTTAACTGTGCCGATTTGGTGCTGCTGACTAAGACAGATTGCGTGGCTGCTGCGGAGCGCGCTCAAGTCGTGGAGTGGCTGCAGGCAGAGTCTCCCCAAGGGGCCAAAATTGTGCCCTGCGATCGCGGGCAAATTAACCCAGCAGTCCTTTTAGGCTTTAATGCTGCTGTGGAGGACGATTTGGCGAATCGACCCAGCCACCACGACCATGAAGATGAGCACGATCATGACGAAGACATCAACGCAGTCCCCATCACTTTGGATGGCAGCGTTGATCCTAAGGCGTTGGTGGCTAAACTCGAAGCCTTAACCCAAACCCAGGAAATTTATCGCACTAAAGGGTTTGTCAGCGTGCCTAATAAACCCATGCGGCTGGTAGTGCAAGGGGTGGGCCAACGGTTTGAAACCTTTTTCGATCGCCGCTGGCGTTCCGAAGAGCTGCGCCAAACTTGCCTGGTCTTTATTGGTAAAGGGTTAGAGGCTGATGCCATCCATCAATCGCTGAGTCTGGGGCTAACAGACTGA
- a CDS encoding HU family DNA-binding protein, which yields MNKGELVDKVAEKSGVTKKQADSVLTAAIEAIMETVSQGDKVTLVGFGSFERRDRKEREGRNPKTGETMIIPATKVPAFSAGKQFKEMVSQ from the coding sequence ATGAATAAAGGTGAACTGGTTGACAAGGTTGCCGAGAAATCGGGCGTAACCAAAAAGCAGGCAGACTCTGTGTTGACTGCTGCGATTGAAGCCATCATGGAAACCGTCTCCCAGGGTGACAAAGTGACCCTGGTTGGGTTTGGTTCGTTTGAGCGTCGTGACCGCAAAGAGCGGGAAGGGCGTAACCCCAAAACGGGGGAGACAATGATTATTCCTGCCACCAAGGTGCCCGCCTTCTCCGCAGGTAAACAGTTTAAGGAGATGGTTAGTCAGTAG
- a CDS encoding threonine-phosphate decarboxylase yields MFHTRPVHGGNVVWAAQVANCSPSDLLDFSASISPLGPPQSAIAAIQASFNQLASYPSPGYDRLRQALAQHHGVSADWVIPGNGAAELLTWAGRDLAVLDATYLITPAFGDYWRSLNAFNAIIVPCRLPLAAAEAGSVDWLTVIASGLQRDPERCGLLLNTPHNPTGLVIPLETLTTLLSQFALVVVDEAFMDFLPPDSHSSLIHQRERWPNLVVLRSLTKFYSLPGLRVGYAIAHPDRLYRWRQWRDPWPVNTLAVEAATAVLQDQDYQTRSWHWLASARDTLLAQLRTLPGLHPFPGQANYLLIRTERPGPQVQDELLKQHRILVRDCLSFPELGEQYIRVAVRTEAENARLCQALATVI; encoded by the coding sequence CTGTTTCATACTCGCCCGGTTCATGGGGGGAACGTTGTTTGGGCCGCTCAAGTTGCCAACTGTTCCCCCTCTGATTTATTAGATTTTTCAGCAAGTATCAGCCCGCTGGGGCCGCCACAGTCGGCGATCGCAGCGATTCAAGCCAGCTTTAATCAGCTGGCTTCCTATCCCAGCCCTGGCTACGATCGCCTGCGACAGGCATTAGCCCAACACCATGGCGTTTCTGCCGACTGGGTGATCCCAGGCAATGGGGCGGCTGAGCTGCTGACGTGGGCAGGGCGAGACTTGGCCGTTTTAGACGCAACTTATTTAATCACACCTGCCTTTGGCGATTACTGGCGTTCTTTAAATGCCTTTAACGCCATTATTGTTCCTTGCCGCCTGCCTCTAGCCGCAGCTGAGGCAGGCAGCGTAGATTGGCTCACAGTGATTGCCTCAGGATTGCAGAGAGATCCTGAGCGCTGCGGGCTTTTATTGAATACCCCCCACAACCCAACCGGGTTGGTTATTCCCTTAGAAACGCTCACTACCCTACTGTCTCAGTTTGCCTTAGTGGTCGTAGATGAAGCGTTCATGGATTTTTTACCTCCAGACTCGCATAGTAGCCTCATCCATCAGCGTGAGCGCTGGCCTAACTTAGTGGTGCTGCGATCTCTGACTAAGTTTTACAGTCTACCGGGGTTACGGGTAGGCTACGCGATCGCCCACCCTGATCGGCTATATCGCTGGCGGCAATGGCGTGACCCCTGGCCGGTCAACACCCTTGCCGTTGAGGCAGCTACAGCCGTCCTCCAAGATCAGGACTACCAGACACGGAGCTGGCACTGGCTAGCATCAGCTCGGGACACATTACTGGCACAGCTCCGCACCCTGCCAGGGCTCCATCCCTTTCCAGGGCAGGCCAATTACCTCCTTATTCGAACCGAACGCCCGGGGCCTCAAGTCCAGGATGAACTGCTAAAACAGCACCGCATCCTGGTTCGAGACTGCCTCAGCTTCCCAGAATTAGGGGAGCAGTACATTCGCGTCGCAGTGCGCACCGAAGCCGAAAACGCTCGCCTCTGCCAAGCGCTCGCCACAGTCATATAG